A stretch of the Staphylococcus sp. NRL 16/872 genome encodes the following:
- a CDS encoding DUF2187 family protein gives MTVAEVGNIVEFYDGLRGRVEKINDNSVIVDLTIMDNFNELDLPEKTVINHKRYKIVEQEG, from the coding sequence ATGACTGTTGCAGAAGTAGGAAATATCGTAGAATTTTATGATGGTTTAAGAGGCCGTGTTGAAAAAATTAATGATAATTCAGTAATTGTTGACTTAACTATAATGGATAACTTCAATGAATTAGACTTACCAGAAAAAACAGTTATTAATCACAAACGATATAAAATCGTTGAACAAGAAGGTTAA
- a CDS encoding CPBP family glutamic-type intramembrane protease gives MKKISKALIWFIASFIVFHLILFIMWGEHQEYWYLYTGIMLIAGISYVFYQRDINSKRLLTSIGVGILTSIVLIAVQLIFTLFSSQISYPELIKELSRTGVYFKWQMLITLIFVIPCHELYMRTVLQKELSNFKLPTWAVIIIPALCSSSLFIYLDKWWIVAFIFVAQIVLSMSYQYTRRIVTTSLGQIVAIILLLIFHG, from the coding sequence ATGAAAAAAATATCAAAAGCATTAATTTGGTTTATTGCAAGTTTTATTGTTTTTCACCTTATCTTGTTTATTATGTGGGGTGAACACCAAGAATACTGGTATTTATATACAGGAATTATGTTAATTGCAGGAATAAGTTACGTATTTTATCAAAGGGATATTAACTCGAAACGATTATTAACATCAATTGGTGTAGGTATTTTGACAAGTATTGTTTTAATTGCTGTGCAATTAATTTTCACATTATTTTCGTCACAAATATCTTATCCTGAGCTTATTAAAGAACTGAGTAGAACAGGTGTGTATTTTAAATGGCAAATGCTAATAACTTTAATCTTCGTTATTCCATGCCATGAACTATATATGAGAACTGTATTACAAAAAGAATTAAGTAATTTTAAGTTGCCTACTTGGGCAGTAATTATTATTCCGGCATTATGTTCAAGTTCCTTGTTCATATATCTTGATAAATGGTGGATAGTAGCTTTCATTTTTGTGGCACAAATAGTATTATCAATGAGTTACCAATATACTCGTCGAATTGTAACTACATCACTTGGCCAAATTGTTGCGATTATATTATTATTAATATTTCATGGTTAA
- a CDS encoding bifunctional UDP-sugar hydrolase/5'-nucleotidase, with translation MDRNESFNIDILATSDMHSHFMNGDFGSNIYRAGTYVKNVREQNNNVILLDSGGSLAGSLAAHYYALVAPYKRHPMIKLMNAMQYDASGISPDDFKFGLSFLTKAVSLARFQWLSANIEYALTKEPYFSTPYVIKKLNNVKIAIVGLTAEGLMKNEYAEMEKDLSIEKSLLSAKRWIRYIHEKEHPDFLIVIYHGGIDKINTTNPRHGKSSHEAEKLMKEIGVIDLMITAHQHQTFIGNDYETTYIQAGQNAQDLVHVKIKFKKRTNTFEKEAIQSEVIDLSGYAEDKELLDITYYDRKAIEHWSKEIVLDSGLDMHVNGLEDLLSKGHPFTQLMHDSIKLAYDNAISCVNVPKNGEKGLIGSITNKDIYNAYPHPDKAMELSLKGSQIKDIIEYTYSYIQFEQNHLSMTIVDETLCTLWQGFRYEVDMAQLPFHRVTLKDIDLDKMYRVTMTDYTYRNYNHLLPNVEIHHSSFEHSMSTLITEKLKDPGYKLNVIDNFQVKS, from the coding sequence GTGGATAGAAATGAAAGTTTTAATATTGATATTTTAGCAACATCTGATATGCATAGTCATTTTATGAACGGAGATTTTGGATCTAATATTTATCGTGCAGGAACTTATGTTAAAAATGTTAGAGAACAAAATAACAATGTTATTTTATTAGATAGCGGAGGAAGTTTAGCTGGTTCATTAGCTGCTCATTACTATGCATTAGTTGCACCCTATAAACGACATCCTATGATTAAATTGATGAATGCGATGCAATATGATGCTAGTGGGATTAGCCCAGATGATTTTAAATTTGGATTATCATTTTTGACTAAAGCGGTATCATTAGCACGTTTTCAGTGGTTATCAGCTAATATAGAATACGCGTTGACTAAGGAACCATATTTTTCAACACCATATGTGATTAAAAAATTAAATAATGTAAAAATTGCTATTGTAGGGTTAACAGCAGAAGGTTTAATGAAAAACGAATATGCAGAAATGGAGAAAGACCTCAGTATTGAAAAATCATTACTTTCCGCAAAACGATGGATTAGATACATACATGAAAAAGAGCATCCAGATTTTTTAATCGTAATTTATCATGGTGGGATAGATAAAATTAATACCACCAATCCACGACATGGAAAAAGTTCACATGAAGCGGAGAAATTAATGAAAGAAATAGGGGTTATAGATTTGATGATTACAGCTCATCAACATCAAACTTTTATTGGTAACGATTATGAAACAACATATATTCAAGCGGGTCAGAATGCTCAAGACTTAGTACATGTGAAAATAAAATTTAAAAAGCGCACGAATACATTTGAAAAAGAAGCGATTCAATCTGAAGTAATTGATTTGAGCGGATATGCAGAAGATAAAGAATTATTAGATATCACTTATTATGATCGGAAAGCCATAGAACATTGGTCTAAAGAAATTGTATTAGATAGTGGGTTAGATATGCATGTTAATGGATTAGAAGATTTATTAAGTAAAGGTCATCCATTTACACAACTCATGCATGATAGTATCAAATTAGCTTATGACAATGCCATCAGTTGTGTTAATGTGCCAAAAAATGGTGAGAAAGGTCTTATTGGTAGCATTACAAATAAAGATATTTATAATGCTTATCCTCATCCTGATAAAGCCATGGAATTAAGTTTAAAAGGAAGTCAAATTAAAGATATTATTGAATATACTTATTCGTATATTCAATTTGAACAAAATCACTTAAGTATGACTATTGTAGATGAAACACTATGTACATTATGGCAAGGTTTTCGTTATGAAGTAGATATGGCCCAATTACCATTTCATCGTGTTACTTTAAAAGATATAGATTTAGATAAAATGTATCGTGTGACAATGACTGATTATACTTACAGAAATTACAATCATCTGCTACCAAACGTTGAGATCCATCATAGTTCATTTGAACATTCTATGAGTACATTGATTACTGAAAAATTAAAAGATCCTGGATACAAGTTAAACGTGATAGATAACTTTCAAGTTAAAAGTTAA
- a CDS encoding TrkH family potassium uptake protein — MSIFSKLLKKSSPQQGIVLYYLIAIIVAFLLLNLPFVHKPGVNVSPIDTLFVAVSGISVTGLTPVNIVDTYSAFGQIIILIILNIGGIGVMAIGTVLWVVLGKHIGIRERQLIMLDNNKDTMSGTVKLILEIIKTIVTIEFIGALLLAFYFYRDNPDLKNALMQGLFVSISATTNGGLDITGQSLIPYAHDYFVQTIVMFLIILGSIGFPVLLEIRAYIRNRVSHFRFSLFTKITTTTYFFLFTFGVLVILALEHNNAFKGLSWHQSLFYALFQSATTRSAGLQTIDVTQLSDATNVIMSILMFIGSSPSSVGGGIRTTTFAILILFVINFNNNSDKTSIKVFNREIHVVDIQRSFAVFTMASVLTFVSMIIILATEGGNLSFLQVFFEVMSAFGTCGLSLGVTDNISSITKVVLMILMFIGRVGLISFIIMISGRKEPDKFSYPKERIQIG; from the coding sequence ATGTCTATTTTCAGTAAGTTACTTAAAAAATCAAGTCCTCAACAAGGGATTGTTTTATATTATCTAATAGCCATAATTGTCGCTTTTTTATTATTGAACCTTCCTTTTGTGCATAAGCCAGGAGTAAATGTTTCGCCAATAGATACTTTATTTGTGGCCGTTTCTGGTATAAGTGTAACAGGTTTAACTCCAGTAAATATTGTTGATACATATTCGGCGTTCGGTCAAATCATTATACTTATTATTCTAAATATCGGTGGAATTGGAGTTATGGCCATTGGTACAGTATTATGGGTGGTGCTCGGTAAGCATATTGGTATTCGCGAGCGTCAATTAATCATGCTAGACAATAACAAAGATACTATGAGTGGCACAGTAAAACTAATTTTAGAAATTATTAAAACGATTGTCACTATTGAATTTATAGGAGCATTATTATTGGCCTTTTACTTTTATAGAGATAATCCAGATTTGAAAAATGCATTGATGCAAGGATTATTTGTTTCTATATCTGCCACTACAAATGGTGGTTTAGATATAACAGGTCAATCATTAATTCCATATGCGCACGATTACTTTGTTCAAACGATTGTAATGTTTCTGATTATTTTAGGCTCTATAGGATTTCCAGTATTATTAGAAATACGTGCTTATATTAGAAATCGAGTAAGCCACTTTAGATTTTCATTATTTACTAAAATCACTACAACAACATATTTCTTTTTATTTACTTTTGGTGTATTAGTTATTTTAGCACTTGAACATAATAATGCATTTAAAGGATTAAGTTGGCATCAATCGTTGTTTTACGCTTTGTTTCAATCTGCTACTACACGAAGTGCTGGATTACAAACCATTGATGTCACTCAATTAAGTGATGCTACGAATGTAATTATGAGTATTTTAATGTTTATCGGTTCTTCACCAAGCTCAGTAGGTGGAGGTATTCGTACTACTACATTCGCTATATTGATTTTATTTGTAATTAATTTTAATAATAATTCTGATAAGACTTCTATTAAAGTATTTAATAGGGAAATCCATGTAGTCGACATCCAACGCTCATTTGCTGTATTTACTATGGCTTCAGTACTCACTTTTGTAAGTATGATTATCATTTTAGCTACTGAAGGAGGTAATCTTAGTTTCTTACAAGTATTCTTTGAAGTTATGTCGGCCTTTGGAACATGCGGTTTATCGTTAGGTGTAACAGATAATATTTCTAGCATAACTAAAGTTGTACTTATGATTTTAATGTTTATTGGTCGCGTTGGCTTAATCTCATTTATTATCATGATATCAGGACGTAAAGAACCAGATAAATTTAGTTATCCTAAAGAACGTATTCAAATTGGTTAA
- a CDS encoding S1C family serine protease, whose amino-acid sequence MNNDKKHVIPRDSYRRKRHEYFHNEEREERIAREKEERERLAEKEQQLVKVNEERVRDNLRKARIEKLTQEEIQQQQHEAKLRANSSNSSSKEENKDHNLTLPEEKRLKEENNKSTDSNQLKHHPDKENSTKEKESQPIYSRVNKNKEKDEQATENKDKTKKQKVETVYDNQTSHIDNNHEPHSVVNNKTTTKKKRKDNKKNNEENKKGEKHHHTNSSTQKVKQDKELKAQEGSNNESNTKKNIDSQKETTKSNNGNETMDKVKAFLQRHWIKIVIAIIILLLILVLNSILSNSKHNQNINQSDNNDKKYTTTMKIANSAVKSVVTVESNTPKNTSVQKTNINSNNELGSGVVYKTVGDTIFILTNTHIIDQSDDIKITYDDDKSTQATLVGKDKWSDIAVLKVKLKNSNMKPIHIGNSNHIVVGESILVIGNPLSNDFKNTVSKGIVSGINRLVPVDFDKDNNNDEVIKAFQIDAPVNPGNSGGAVVDKNGDLIGLASLKINMPSIEGMGFAIPINDAQAIANELEKHGKIEYPNTGIAIENVTELNSYDRKNLKLPNEINQGVIVKKIKDGGLGEKSGLKTDDVIVELDSKTLKDNLQYRQILFEHRQDLKTLSAKIFRDGKSQKIKIKLK is encoded by the coding sequence TTGAATAATGATAAAAAGCACGTCATACCACGCGATAGTTATCGTCGTAAGCGTCATGAATATTTTCATAACGAAGAACGTGAAGAGAGAATTGCACGTGAGAAAGAAGAGCGTGAGCGTTTAGCCGAAAAAGAGCAACAATTAGTAAAGGTAAATGAAGAACGCGTTCGAGATAACTTAAGAAAAGCTAGAATTGAAAAATTAACTCAAGAAGAAATACAACAGCAACAACATGAAGCAAAATTAAGAGCTAACAGTAGTAACTCTTCTAGCAAAGAAGAAAATAAAGATCATAATTTAACGTTACCTGAAGAGAAACGTTTAAAAGAAGAAAACAACAAGTCTACAGACAGTAATCAATTGAAACATCACCCAGATAAAGAAAATTCAACTAAAGAAAAAGAATCTCAACCTATATATAGTAGAGTAAATAAAAACAAAGAAAAAGATGAGCAAGCTACTGAGAATAAAGATAAAACAAAGAAACAAAAGGTTGAAACAGTCTATGATAACCAAACGAGTCACATAGATAATAATCATGAACCACATAGTGTAGTAAATAACAAAACCACAACAAAGAAAAAGCGAAAAGATAATAAGAAAAACAATGAAGAAAATAAAAAAGGTGAAAAACATCATCACACAAATTCATCTACACAAAAAGTAAAACAAGATAAAGAATTAAAAGCTCAAGAAGGATCAAACAATGAGAGCAACACTAAGAAGAACATAGATTCTCAAAAGGAAACGACAAAATCTAATAACGGTAATGAAACTATGGATAAAGTGAAAGCCTTTCTACAACGTCATTGGATAAAAATTGTCATTGCAATCATTATTTTATTACTAATTCTAGTATTAAATTCGATTCTTTCTAATTCCAAACATAATCAAAATATAAATCAAAGCGATAATAATGATAAGAAGTATACCACAACTATGAAAATTGCTAATAGCGCTGTTAAATCAGTCGTAACAGTAGAAAGTAACACACCTAAGAATACTTCAGTTCAAAAAACAAATATAAATTCAAATAATGAACTTGGCTCAGGTGTCGTCTACAAAACTGTAGGCGACACTATTTTTATTTTGACTAATACGCATATTATTGATCAAAGTGATGACATAAAAATAACATATGATGATGATAAGTCGACTCAAGCTACCTTGGTGGGCAAAGACAAATGGTCTGATATTGCAGTGCTTAAAGTTAAATTGAAAAATAGTAACATGAAACCTATTCATATTGGAAACTCAAATCATATAGTAGTAGGGGAATCAATTTTAGTTATAGGAAATCCTTTAAGCAATGACTTTAAAAATACTGTGTCTAAAGGTATTGTTTCAGGAATTAATCGTTTAGTGCCAGTCGATTTTGATAAAGATAATAATAATGATGAGGTCATTAAAGCATTTCAAATTGATGCGCCTGTAAATCCTGGTAATTCAGGAGGAGCTGTCGTTGATAAAAATGGGGACTTAATTGGATTAGCCTCACTTAAAATAAATATGCCGAGTATTGAAGGTATGGGCTTTGCAATACCTATTAATGATGCACAAGCCATAGCAAATGAGTTAGAAAAACATGGGAAAATTGAATATCCTAATACTGGAATAGCGATTGAAAATGTAACGGAATTGAATAGTTATGACAGAAAAAATTTAAAACTACCTAATGAAATTAATCAAGGTGTTATAGTTAAAAAAATAAAAGATGGAGGTTTAGGTGAAAAATCAGGTTTAAAAACTGACGATGTCATTGTAGAATTAGATAGTAAAACTTTAAAAGATAATTTACAGTATAGACAGATTCTTTTTGAACACAGACAAGATTTAAAAACATTGTCCGCGAAAATTTTTAGAGATGGAAAATCTCAAAAGATAAAAATAAAATTAAAATAA
- a CDS encoding TerC family protein, which produces MDPSLILPYLWVILVLVFLEGLLAADNAVVMAVMVKHLPPEQRKKALFYGLLGAFVFRFIALFLISIIVNFWFIQALGAAYLIFMSIRNLWNFFHKKEDEHEAGDDLHYDESGVEKKVGPLQFWGTVLKVEFADIAFAIDSMLAAMAIAVTLPKMGIHFGGMDLGQFGVMFIGGMIGVILMRFAATWFVDLLNKYPGLEGAAFAIVGWVGIKLVVIVLAHKDIGILPEDFPHSALWQTIFWVVMILLVVIGWLTSVRNNKKKAK; this is translated from the coding sequence ATGGATCCGAGTTTAATATTACCGTATTTATGGGTAATCTTAGTCCTTGTATTTTTAGAAGGATTATTAGCAGCAGATAATGCTGTCGTAATGGCTGTGATGGTAAAACATTTACCGCCTGAGCAGCGTAAAAAAGCACTATTTTATGGCCTTTTAGGCGCATTTGTATTTCGTTTTATTGCATTATTCTTAATTAGTATTATTGTTAACTTTTGGTTTATTCAAGCTCTTGGTGCAGCATATTTAATCTTTATGTCTATTCGAAATCTTTGGAATTTCTTCCATAAAAAAGAGGATGAACATGAAGCTGGAGACGACCTTCACTATGATGAATCTGGCGTTGAAAAGAAAGTAGGTCCTCTGCAATTTTGGGGTACTGTATTGAAAGTGGAATTTGCAGATATCGCATTTGCAATTGACTCTATGTTAGCCGCTATGGCAATTGCCGTTACACTTCCTAAAATGGGTATTCACTTTGGAGGAATGGATTTAGGTCAATTTGGTGTTATGTTTATAGGCGGAATGATTGGTGTTATTTTAATGCGTTTCGCTGCAACATGGTTTGTTGACTTATTAAATAAATACCCAGGCTTAGAAGGAGCTGCATTCGCTATCGTTGGATGGGTAGGTATTAAATTAGTCGTTATCGTACTTGCTCATAAAGATATCGGCATTTTACCAGAAGACTTCCCACATAGTGCGCTATGGCAAACAATCTTCTGGGTTGTCATGATTTTATTAGTTGTGATTGGTTGGTTAACATCAGTACGCAATAATAAAAAGAAAGCAAAATAA